One genomic window of Magnolia sinica isolate HGM2019 chromosome 3, MsV1, whole genome shotgun sequence includes the following:
- the LOC131240555 gene encoding MDIS1-interacting receptor like kinase 2-like: MAIQKSLSLAFLLLLLEFLSSNAFTTAPASTLREAEALLEWKASIFSPQALHSWSLPSANASANTISPCKWYGISCNGLGSVIEISLPSAGLQGKLHNLSFSSFPNLLRLNLSDNTLTGTIPADIGTLSRLVSLNISMNNLSGVLPLSMANLSHLSELDIWSNEITGPIPPSLGNLTRLTVLYLSNNQISGSIPAQLGNLKNLVELSLQNNSLTGPIPPALGNLRNLTLLYLYGNQIYGSIPAQLGNLKNLVKLSLHNNNLTGPIPPALGNLRNLTLLYLYSNQISGSIPLEIGNLVNLNKLELESNLLTGSIPSTLGNLTKLKLFNAFDNHLTGEIPKSFRNCTSLTRVRLEGNQLVANVSEAFGVYPHLYFMDVSNNMLFGELSPNWGECKNLTRLQLSGNMITGRIPREIGQLKQLRVLGLSSNHLEGEIPKEFERLTSLFNLSLNDNQLSGQVPKEIGKLSNLEVLDLSMNRLSGPIPPQLGDCSKLRYLKLSENDLNGSIPFQIGNLVYLQDLLDLSHNLLNGEISPQLVKLHVLEKLNLSHNMLSGSIPPSFEAMFSLQSIDFSYNALEGPLPNSKNFQKAPAIAFIKNKGLCGEVQGLRPCNAPSIRHGDARKGRQVVIFIVLPLLAALFLLFIVVGVSSIYSQRRRNKEKVVLERSSRNPFSIWNYDGIDAFEQIMEATEGFDDKYIIGIGGYGKVYKANLPSGQVVAVKKLHPLEGGDQSDQRSFRNEIRALIEIRHRNIVKLYGFCSHAQFSFLVYEYMERGSLASILSNDRGAAELDWTLRVKVIKGVAHALSYMHHDCTQPIVHRDISSNNVLLNSELEACVSDFGTARLLIPDSSNWTTLAGTYGYIAPELAYTMRVTEKCDVYSFGVVALEAMMGRHPGELISSLTPPSRQDTLLKDMLDQRLPDPTAVVAHEVIFVVYMALSCIQPDPNSRPTMHHVAQELSIGGSSFSLGPFHALTLHQLMDLKV, translated from the exons ATGGCCAtacagaaatctctctctcttgcttttcttcttttattattagaatttctttcttccaATGCCTTTACAACAGCACCAGCATCCACACTCCGAGAAGCAGAGGCTCTCTTGGAATGGAAAGCCAGCATCTTCTCACCACAAGCTCTCCATTCATGGTCACTTCCATCTGCTAATGCTAGTGCCAACACAATCTCTCCATGCAAATGGTATGGGATCTCCTGCAACGGCCTTGGAAGCGTAATAGAGATAAGCTTACCGAGTGCAGGCTTACAAGGTAAGCTTCATAACTTGAGTTTCTCGTCATTTCCAAACCTCCTCCGTCTCAATCTCAGTGACAACACACTCACTGGAACCATCCCAGCCGATATTGGCACTCTTTCCAGACTCGTCTCCCTCAATATCTCCATGAATAATCTCTCTGGAGTTCTACCTCTTTCAATGGCTAACCTTTCTCACCTTTCAGAGCTTGACATCTGGTCTAATGAAATAACTGGGCCTATTCCTCCATCTTTAGGTAACTTGACCAGGCTGACAGTCCTCTACCTCTCtaacaatcaaatttctggttcaattcctgcacaattaggaaatctcaagaatttggttgagttgTCATTGCAGAATAATAGTCTGACAGGTccaatccctcctgctttaggtaatttgagaaaccttacacttTTGTACCTCTACGGAAATCAAATTTATGgttcaattcctgcacaattaggaaatctcaagaatttggttaaGTTATCGTTGCACAATAACAATCTGACAGGTccaatccctcctgctttaggtaatttgagaaaccttacacttttgtacctctacagcaatcaaatttctggttcaattcctctgGAAATTGGGAATTTGGTAAATCTCAATAAGCTTGAGCTTGAGAGtaaccttctaacaggttctatcccttccactttaggaaacTTGACCAAGCTTAAACTCTTCAATGCATTTGACAACCATTTAACTGGTGAGATCCCAAAAAGCTTCAGAAATTGCACTAGTTTAACTAGAGTTCGACTCGAAGGAAATCAGCTTGTTGCAAATGTATCAGAAGCCTTTGGTGTATACCCACATCTCTATTTCATGGATGTCAGCAACAACATGTTGTTTGGTGAACTCTCACCGAACTGGGGAGAATGCAAAAACTTGACCAGGCTACAGTTATCTGGGAACATGATCACTGGTAGAATTCCTCGCGAGATTGGGCAGCTGAAGCAGCTACGAGTACTTGGTCTTTCTTCGAACCATCTAGAAGGAGAGATTCCAAAGGAATTTGAGAGGCTAACTTCTTTGTTCAACTTGAGTTTAAATGATAACCAACTTTCTGGTCAGGTACCAAAAGAGATTGGAAAACTCTCCAATTTGGAGGTTCTTGACTTGTCAATGAATCGCCTAAGTGGTCCAATACCACCTCAATTAGGGGATTGCTCCAAACTCCGATATCTGAAATTGAGCGAAAATGATTTGAATGGAAGCATTCCATTTCAAATTGGTAACCTGGTATACTTACAGGATTTACTAGATCTCAGTCATAACTTGCTCAATGGAGAGATATCACCACAACTTGTGAAATTGCATGTGCTGGAAAAGTTAAACCTCTCCCACAACATGTTGTCGGGCTCCATTCCACCTTCTTTTGAAGCAATGTTCAGCTTGCAATCtattgatttttcatacaatgctTTGGAAGGTCCTCTTCCCAACAGCAAAAACTTTCAGAAGGCTCCTGCAATTGCATTCATAAAAAACAAAGGTTTATGTGGTGAAGTGCAAGGTTTGAGACCCTGCAATGCCCCTTCAATAAGGCATGGTGATGCAAGGAAAGGCCGCCAAGTTGTCATCTTCATTGTTCTTCCTCTCTTGGCAGccttgtttcttttatttatagTCGTCGGCGTTTCTTCCATTTATTCCCAAAGACGAAGAAATAAAGAGAAGGTGGTTCTTGAAAGGAGCAGCAGAaatccattttcaatatggaattatgatgggattgatgcATTTGAACAAATCATGGAAGCGACAGAGGGTTTCGACGACAAATACATCATCGGAATTGGAGGGTATGGAAAAGTTTACAAAGCAAATCTTCCATCAGGCCAAGTagtagctgtgaagaaacttCACCCACTCGAAGGTGGGGATCAATCcgatcaaagaagttttagaaatgAGATTCGAGCATTAATAGAAATCCGTCATCGCAACATTGTGAAGCTTTATGGTTTTTGTTCCCATGCTCAATTCTCATTTCTAGTCTATGAGTACATGGAAAGGGGAAGCTTGGCTAGCATCCTAAGCAATGACAGAGGAGCTGCAGAGTTGGACTGGACTCTAAGGGTGAAGGTtattaaaggtgtggcccatgcaTTATCTTACATGCACCATGATTGCACCCAACCAATTGTCCATCGAGACATATCAAGCAACAACGTTCTGCTGAATTCGGAACTTGAGGCCTGTGTCTCTGACTTTGGCACTGCAAGATTGTTGATACCTGATTCATCCAATTGGACTACGCTCGCCGGCACTTACGGATACATCGCTCCAG AGCTTGCATATACAATGAGGGTAACTGAAAAATGCGACGTATATAGCTTTGGCGTTGTGGCACTTGAAGCGATGATGGGAAGGCATCCTGGGGAGCTCATCTCCTCTCTGACACCACCAAGTAGACAAGATACACTGCTAAAGGATATGTTGGACCAACGTCTCCCGGACCCGACAGCTGTGGTTGCACACGAAGTCATATTTGTGGTGTACATGGCACTTTCATGCATTCAGCCAGATCCAAACTCTCGGCCAACCATGCACCACGTGGCTCAAGAGTTATCTATTGGTGGGTCTTCATTTTCTCTAGGGCCATTCCACGCACTTACATTACATCAACTCATGGATCTTAAGGTATAG